Proteins from a genomic interval of Lolium perenne isolate Kyuss_39 chromosome 1, Kyuss_2.0, whole genome shotgun sequence:
- the LOC127326733 gene encoding uncharacterized protein, protein MSSSDHEQAAMEQDGAGRGDQVPSPASLSAKKLWRMVRAVHLVLVRGLGKHQPKLAALGVNLHHMLSSSKRHNQHLGAATGDQSPALTTYLSAALSCRSMDPAAAVHPYPRRGGHGGGASSMSCRSMDPGAAVYQQYQYRPREVEFSFKSTPLHRRRRRTQRHRDQGLLQKQQLEDLPEYGSAAKVKTLFELMDGDDDVDDGGDMESAIPWAASAPVGRPPPRQVRITDSPFLAREDDEVGSMGVVDRRADEFILWFHDQLRIQQHQQQQQGPSSRDRTTYCFR, encoded by the coding sequence ATGAGCAGTAGTGATCACGAGCAGGCGGCCATGGAGCAGGATGGCGCCGGCCGTGGCGATCAGGTGCCATCGCCGGCGTCGTTGAGCGCAAAGAAGCTGTGGCGCATGGTGCGCGCTGTGCACCTCGTCCTTGTCAGGGGCCTCGGCAAGCACCAGCCCAAGCTCGCCGCGCTCGGCGTCAACCTGCACCACATGCTGTCGTCGTCCAAGCGCCACAACCAACACCTCGGGGCGGCGACAGGGGATCAGAGCCCGGCCCTGACGACCTACCTGTCCGCGGCGCTCTCCTGCCGGTCCATGGACCCGGCCGCCGCGGTGCACCCGTACCCGCGGCGCGGCGGGCACGGCGGCGGTGCCTCCTCGATGTCGTGCCGGTCCATGGACCCCGGCGCCGCCGTGTACCAGCAGTACCAGTACCGCCCCCGCGAGGTCGAGTTCAGCTTCAAAAGCACGCCGCTGCACAGGCGGCGCCGCCGCACGCAGCGGCACCGGGATCAGGGCCTCCTGCAAAAGCAGCAGCTCGAGGACCTTCCGGAGTACGGCTCTGCCGCCAAGGTGAAGACGCTGTTCGAACTGATGGACGGCGACGATGACGTGGACGACGGCGGCGACATGGAGAGCGCGATACCGTGGGCAGCATCGGCGCCGgtcggccggccgccgccgcgacAGGTTCGGATCACTGATTCGCCGTTCCTGGCGAGGGAGGACGACGAGGTCGGGAGCATGGGCGTGGTCGACCGGCGCGCCGACGAGTTCATCCTGTGGTTCCACGACCAGCTGCGCATCCAACAACACCAACAGCAACAACAAGGCCCCTCCTCGAGGGATCGCACCACGTACTGTTTTAGGTAG